One genomic segment of Sorex araneus isolate mSorAra2 chromosome X, mSorAra2.pri, whole genome shotgun sequence includes these proteins:
- the NBDY gene encoding negative regulator of P-body association, giving the protein MGDQPCNAGRSTLPPGSSREAKPPKKRCLLAPRWNYPEGTPNGGSTPLPSAPPPSSAGLKSHPAPPEK; this is encoded by the coding sequence ATGGGGGACCAACCTTGTAACGCCGGGAGATCCACGCTTCCACCTGGAAGCTCGCGGGAAGCCAAGCCTCCCAAGAAACGCTGCCTTTTAGCTCCGCGGTGGAATTACCCCGAAGGAACCCCCAACGGAGGCAGTACCCCTCTCCCCTCCGCACCGCCTCCGTCCTCAGCGGGCCTCAAGTCGCACCCTGCTCCCCCGGAGAAGTAG